CGGGCCAGGCGCTGCCCGTAGAAATGGGAAAGGAGATCCCGGATGGAACGGGCTGAACAGGCCCGGGGGAGCGCGTCCACCAGCGCGGTGGCCGGCCCGCGCCCGTCAATGGCCCGGCAGGCGGCCACCACTGCCATGCGAGCCACGTCGAACCCCCCGGCCTCGTCGCCCAGGTAGCCCCAGGCGCCCACCGTGACCGAAGCGCCGCCCCCCGTCGCCCGTGCCACGGTACCGGTGCCCGCCAGCACGACCACGGCCGGCCGCCCCAGGCTGGCACCTGCTACGGCAATCTCCATGTCGTGTTCCACGACGAGATGCGGAACAGGCAGGCGCCGCTCTACGAGGGGGCGAGCCTCGTCCGCATGGCCGGTGAGGCCGAACCAGGCGCAGGCTAACCGCTCCATGGCGCCGGCACGATCGATCAGGGCCGCCACGCTGTCGAGCAGGGCGTTGAACCGCTCCAAGCCGCCGGGCTCGTGAAGGTGGTCGGCGGGCCCGCCTCGGGCGGTCGCCAGCACGGTGCCGTCCAGAGCGGCGAGAGCGATGCGGCTCCCCGTCTGCCCGCCGTCAACGCCGAGGACAAAGGTGCGATCCACCCGCCCACCCCTTCCGCTGCTCGCTTCCCGGCCCCTGGCTGGCGGTTGTGTTTCCCTGGGCACGCCTCCGGCTCCTGCCAGACGGGGGCCGCGCACGGCAGGGCGCGGGAGCGAGAGCCCTGGCCGGCGTCGCCCTGCCGTACCGTGCCCGCTCTCTGCTCGCGGTGAGCCGAAGGGGAACGGCGGCCCTGCGTCGAACCGTTGGCGGGTCACCCGAAAGCCCGACGTTGAATCCCACGCTGCAGCATCTGCCGTGCAGCGGCCGCAGAGGTGCATCGCCGTGCAGCCCGTGCCCGACGCCCAGCTTAGAGCGCTGTGCGCCCGCCTGGCCCCTCGCC
This genomic interval from Bacillota bacterium contains the following:
- a CDS encoding BadF/BadG/BcrA/BcrD ATPase family protein, translating into MDRTFVLGVDGGQTGSRIALAALDGTVLATARGGPADHLHEPGGLERFNALLDSVAALIDRAGAMERLACAWFGLTGHADEARPLVERRLPVPHLVVEHDMEIAVAGASLGRPAVVVLAGTGTVARATGGGASVTVGAWGYLGDEAGGFDVARMAVVAACRAIDGRGPATALVDALPRACSARSIRDLLSHFYGQRLARHEFARAARVVAELAAHGDPACQDILRQAGETLAGYAAAAYERLEQQVGRAAVESLPCYLTGGVGQAGPILVQSMEQALGRRLGRPVRVRPAELPPLGGALLKAIERVAGQADGAAVARLKDGLRSG